The following proteins are co-located in the Pedobacter sp. FW305-3-2-15-E-R2A2 genome:
- a CDS encoding Na+/H+ antiporter, protein MFTETLFLVLVLLFAVFMLTMLAQKLKISYPIFLVIAGLGISFIPGIPKVEIEPEMIFLIFLPPLLYESAWYTSWNDFWKWKRPIGMLAFGLVFFTSILVAYISSSMIPGFTLAMGFLLGGIISPPDAVAANSVLKNIKIPKRLTTVLEGESLINDASSLIVFRFALAAILSGQFSMQQAVGQFFLAAGMGIVIGLAIAHLVYVVHRFLPTTPSIDAALTIMTPYFMYIGAEHFHFSGVMAVVSGGLFLSYRSHEIFAHSNSRIQAVGVWATLAFVLNGLVFILIGLELPVIMESLGDYSIGQAINYGLIISVVIIVIRLLYVMLIAYVPAWLGNRKRADPVNPLWKGPVIVGWAGMRGVVSLASALSIPLLMNNGAAFPHRSLILFITFVVILVTLVFQGLTLPLVIKWTRIKEIDDFPPEGEQEAGIRLRLIQVSLKRLEEKFAKEVRENELVGFLKEQMESDRSIENQRLESLECDSIRKEELEFYNSILMDLYMVQRKELHLLRKENRYSDEEIRKQESQLDLDEAKIN, encoded by the coding sequence ATGTTTACTGAAACCCTTTTTCTTGTGCTGGTCCTTCTTTTTGCAGTGTTTATGCTCACTATGCTGGCACAGAAGTTAAAAATATCTTATCCTATATTTCTGGTGATCGCCGGATTGGGCATCAGCTTTATTCCGGGGATCCCAAAGGTGGAGATTGAACCGGAAATGATATTTCTGATTTTCCTTCCACCTCTACTCTATGAATCTGCCTGGTATACTTCCTGGAATGACTTTTGGAAATGGAAAAGGCCTATTGGAATGCTGGCTTTTGGCCTTGTATTCTTTACTTCGATCCTCGTCGCCTATATCTCCAGCTCGATGATTCCAGGTTTTACCCTGGCCATGGGCTTTTTATTGGGAGGAATCATTTCTCCACCCGATGCAGTCGCTGCAAATTCGGTATTGAAAAATATTAAAATCCCAAAACGGCTGACCACTGTGCTGGAAGGAGAAAGCCTGATTAATGACGCTTCCAGTTTAATTGTCTTCCGCTTTGCGCTTGCAGCAATACTTTCCGGACAGTTTTCCATGCAGCAGGCAGTCGGACAGTTTTTCCTTGCTGCTGGAATGGGGATCGTTATCGGACTGGCGATTGCCCATCTTGTCTATGTGGTGCATCGCTTTCTACCTACTACCCCTAGTATTGATGCCGCATTGACAATTATGACTCCATATTTTATGTACATCGGAGCAGAACACTTCCATTTTTCGGGAGTAATGGCGGTAGTTAGCGGAGGATTATTCCTCTCCTACAGGTCTCATGAAATTTTTGCCCATAGCAATTCCAGGATACAGGCAGTCGGGGTCTGGGCAACGCTCGCATTTGTTTTAAATGGTCTGGTCTTTATTCTGATTGGCTTAGAACTACCTGTGATTATGGAAAGTCTGGGTGATTACTCCATCGGTCAGGCCATCAATTATGGATTGATCATTAGCGTCGTCATCATTGTAATCCGCTTATTATATGTGATGCTCATCGCTTATGTTCCGGCATGGCTGGGCAACCGGAAAAGAGCTGACCCGGTAAATCCGCTCTGGAAAGGACCGGTTATTGTAGGCTGGGCCGGTATGAGGGGCGTAGTATCCCTCGCTTCTGCCCTTTCTATCCCTTTGTTAATGAACAATGGAGCAGCTTTCCCTCATCGGAGTCTCATCCTCTTTATCACCTTCGTGGTGATCCTGGTAACTCTGGTATTTCAGGGGCTGACTTTACCTTTAGTGATCAAGTGGACCAGGATTAAAGAGATTGATGATTTTCCACCGGAAGGAGAACAGGAAGCGGGAATTCGCCTGCGACTGATACAGGTTTCACTCAAAAGGCTGGAAGAAAAGTTTGCAAAGGAAGTCAGGGAGAATGAGCTTGTCGGTTTCCTGAAGGAACAAATGGAAAGCGACCGCTCTATTGAGAACCAGCGACTGGAATCTTTGGAATGCGATTCCATAAGAAAGGAAGAACTGGAATTCTACAATTCCATTTTAATGGACTTATATATGGTACAACGCAAAGAGTTACACCTATTACGTAAAGAAAACCGTTACAGCGACGAAGAAATCAGGAAACAGGAAAGCCAACTGGATCTTGATGAGGCTAAAATCAATTAG
- a CDS encoding alpha/beta hydrolase family protein → MKRLLFILTAIFFADAVFAAKVDTLKVYSETMKKDITCLFISPQGAKKPKEKKHYPTVYLLHGYTGDAKRTLKLDIPDLKAQADALQMIIVLADGGYNSWYFDSPLNEKIRYESFITKELVQFTDKTYPTIADRTKRAIYGWSMGGHGALYLAIRHKELYGAAGSICGAVDFRAATKGYDIEKSLGDYAGHEKSWEEHTVNYNVNMLKNQELKLIIDCGLQDPLLEVNRALHQKLMALKIDHDYIERPGVHDNTYWSKASAFQLLFIHHYFSQS, encoded by the coding sequence ATGAAACGACTACTGTTTATTTTAACTGCAATTTTCTTTGCAGACGCAGTTTTTGCCGCAAAAGTTGATACACTAAAGGTGTATAGCGAAACGATGAAGAAAGACATCACTTGCCTTTTTATCAGTCCGCAGGGAGCTAAAAAGCCTAAAGAAAAGAAGCACTACCCTACAGTGTACCTGTTGCACGGTTACACCGGAGATGCAAAAAGAACTTTAAAACTGGATATCCCAGACCTGAAAGCTCAGGCAGATGCCCTTCAAATGATCATTGTCCTTGCCGATGGCGGATACAACAGCTGGTATTTCGACAGTCCGCTGAATGAAAAAATCAGATACGAAAGCTTTATTACCAAAGAACTCGTTCAATTTACGGACAAGACCTACCCTACCATTGCAGATAGAACGAAAAGGGCCATCTATGGCTGGAGCATGGGCGGACATGGCGCTTTGTATCTCGCTATACGTCATAAAGAATTATATGGGGCAGCGGGCAGTATTTGTGGAGCCGTAGATTTCAGAGCAGCGACAAAAGGTTACGACATTGAAAAAAGTCTTGGAGACTATGCAGGTCATGAAAAAAGCTGGGAGGAACATACCGTAAACTATAATGTAAACATGCTCAAAAATCAGGAATTAAAACTGATCATAGATTGCGGGCTACAAGATCCTCTTCTGGAAGTCAACAGAGCCTTACATCAGAAACTGATGGCCCTGAAAATTGACCATGATTATATCGAACGTCCAGGTGTGCACGACAAT